A region of Streptomyces sp. NBC_01267 DNA encodes the following proteins:
- a CDS encoding NAD-dependent epimerase/dehydratase family protein: protein MFTDEAALEERLATPSPALVADLARLEGDLLVLGAGGKMGPSLCRLARRALDAGGRSDVTVYAVSRWSDKAAAAELEADGVRTVAFDLMDPAADLGALPDAGNVIFMVGAKFGSAGAPSHAWAVNAAMPDRVARRWSTSRIAAFSTGNVYPLVPLSSGGCTESDPVGPVGEYAMSCLGRERIFDHAALTRGTKVTNIRLNYAVDLRYGVLADIASRVQSGEPVDLTTGHANVVWQGYANEVALRSLLHATDGEAFTLNLTGPETASVRRLAQWFGEEFDREPVYIGAESPTALLSDASRCHALFGYPEVALRTLVEWQADWLRRGLPLSGKPTKFQVRDGRF, encoded by the coding sequence ATGTTCACCGATGAGGCCGCTCTGGAAGAGCGGCTCGCCACCCCCTCCCCCGCGCTCGTCGCCGACCTCGCCCGCCTCGAAGGCGACCTGCTGGTGCTCGGCGCCGGCGGCAAGATGGGCCCCAGCCTGTGCCGGCTGGCCCGCCGGGCGCTGGACGCCGGGGGCCGCTCCGACGTCACGGTGTACGCCGTGTCCCGCTGGTCGGACAAGGCCGCCGCCGCGGAGCTGGAGGCCGACGGGGTCCGTACGGTCGCCTTCGACCTGATGGATCCGGCCGCCGATCTCGGCGCACTCCCCGACGCCGGGAACGTGATCTTCATGGTCGGCGCCAAGTTCGGTTCGGCCGGGGCGCCTTCGCACGCCTGGGCGGTCAACGCCGCCATGCCGGACCGGGTGGCGCGCCGCTGGTCCACCTCGCGGATCGCCGCGTTCTCCACCGGCAACGTGTACCCGCTGGTGCCCCTGTCGTCCGGCGGCTGCACCGAGTCCGATCCGGTCGGCCCGGTCGGTGAGTACGCGATGTCCTGCCTCGGCCGCGAGCGGATCTTCGACCACGCCGCACTGACCCGTGGCACCAAGGTCACCAACATCAGGCTCAATTACGCGGTCGACCTCCGCTACGGCGTGCTCGCGGACATCGCATCCCGCGTACAGTCGGGCGAGCCCGTCGACCTGACGACCGGTCACGCCAACGTGGTGTGGCAGGGGTACGCCAACGAGGTCGCCCTCCGTTCGCTGCTGCACGCCACGGACGGCGAGGCCTTCACCCTCAACCTCACCGGCCCCGAGACCGCTTCGGTGCGCCGCCTCGCCCAGTGGTTCGGCGAGGAGTTCGACCGGGAGCCGGTGTACATCGGGGCGGAGTCGCCGACCGCGCTGCTCTCCGACGCGAGCCGCTGCCATGCGCTCTTCGGTTATCCGGAGGTCGCACTGCGCACTCTCGTCGAGTGGCAGGCCGACTGGCTGCGCCGCGGGCTGCCGCTGTCCGGCAAGCCCACCAAGTTCCAGGTCCGTGACGGAAGGTTCTGA
- a CDS encoding dihydrodipicolinate synthase family protein, with amino-acid sequence MSTPSLDALAHGAVIPAHPLALDASRKLDERRQRALTRYYLASGAGGAAVAVHTTQFEIREPQVGLFRPVLELAAETIRAEAGRPFIKIAGACGYTAQAVSEAETAAELGYDAVLLSPAVPGADEKGLLERARAVGEVLPVIGFYLQEAVGGRYLSPRFWAAFTDLPSTVAVKIAPFDRYRTADAVRAVAGADRAGEVALYTGNDDGIIGDLLTPYETAGGERRWFAGGLLGQWAVWTGSAVSLLDDVRAARAGDHEAMLRCLARGPELTDANSAVFDVRGAFRGCIAGVHEVLRRQGLLEGTWCLDPAETLSPGQADEITRVAAAYPWLTDDAFVAEHLDDWLS; translated from the coding sequence ATGTCCACTCCCTCCTTGGACGCCCTCGCCCACGGTGCGGTGATCCCCGCCCATCCACTCGCACTGGACGCGAGCCGCAAGCTCGACGAGCGGCGGCAGCGCGCCCTGACCCGCTACTACCTGGCCTCCGGCGCGGGCGGCGCCGCTGTCGCCGTGCACACCACCCAGTTCGAGATCCGGGAGCCCCAGGTCGGTCTCTTCCGGCCGGTACTGGAACTCGCTGCCGAGACGATCCGGGCCGAGGCCGGGCGTCCCTTCATCAAGATCGCGGGCGCCTGCGGCTACACCGCCCAGGCGGTCTCCGAGGCCGAGACGGCCGCCGAACTCGGCTATGACGCGGTGCTGTTGAGCCCCGCGGTGCCGGGCGCCGACGAGAAGGGGCTGCTGGAGCGGGCCCGCGCGGTCGGCGAGGTGCTGCCGGTGATCGGCTTCTACCTCCAGGAGGCGGTCGGCGGGCGCTATCTGTCGCCGCGCTTCTGGGCGGCCTTCACCGATCTGCCGTCCACCGTGGCCGTGAAGATCGCCCCCTTCGACCGCTACCGCACCGCCGACGCGGTACGGGCCGTCGCGGGCGCCGACCGCGCGGGCGAGGTGGCCCTGTACACCGGCAACGACGACGGCATCATCGGCGATCTGCTGACCCCCTACGAGACGGCGGGCGGCGAGCGCCGCTGGTTCGCGGGCGGGCTGCTCGGCCAGTGGGCGGTGTGGACCGGCTCGGCGGTGTCCCTCCTCGACGACGTACGGGCGGCCCGCGCCGGGGACCACGAGGCGATGCTGCGCTGCCTGGCCCGCGGCCCGGAGCTGACCGACGCCAACAGCGCGGTCTTCGATGTGCGCGGCGCGTTCCGCGGCTGCATCGCCGGTGTCCACGAAGTACTCCGGCGTCAGGGGCTGTTGGAGGGGACCTGGTGTCTGGACCCGGCCGAGACCCTCTCTCCGGGGCAGGCGGACGAGATCACCCGGGTGGCCGCCGCCTACCCCTGGCTGACCGATGACGCCTTCGTTGCGGAGCACCTCGATGACTGGCTCTCCTGA
- a CDS encoding fumarylacetoacetate hydrolase family protein translates to MRLMRIGEPGHERPVLASPEGRHHDLSSVTADIDGAFLAALADDPGLVPEPERLPETDITGHRIGPPVARPSALLCIGQNYAAHAAESGAAPPEQPILFYKSPNTIVGPYDDVLIPRGAKKTDWEVELAVVIGRRASYLDSPADAAAHIAGYAVSNDVSERAFQLEESGGQWSKGKSCATFNPLGPVLVTADEAGDPQGMRLRSYVNGEPRQDSGTADMIFGVAHLVHHLSQYLVLEPGDIINTGTPQGVALSGRFPYLGDGDVMELEISGLGGQRSVCRPA, encoded by the coding sequence ATGCGTCTGATGCGCATCGGCGAGCCGGGCCACGAACGCCCCGTTCTCGCCTCCCCCGAAGGCCGTCACCACGACCTGTCGTCGGTCACCGCCGACATCGATGGCGCCTTCCTCGCCGCGCTCGCCGACGACCCCGGTCTCGTACCGGAGCCGGAGCGGCTGCCGGAGACCGACATCACCGGTCACCGGATCGGCCCGCCCGTGGCCCGCCCGTCCGCGCTGCTCTGCATCGGCCAGAACTACGCGGCCCACGCGGCGGAGTCGGGCGCGGCCCCGCCCGAGCAGCCGATCCTCTTCTACAAGTCGCCGAACACGATCGTGGGCCCGTACGACGACGTACTCATCCCACGCGGCGCGAAGAAGACCGACTGGGAGGTCGAGCTGGCCGTCGTCATCGGCCGCCGCGCCTCCTACCTCGACTCGCCCGCCGATGCCGCCGCCCACATCGCGGGCTACGCCGTCAGCAACGACGTGTCGGAACGCGCCTTCCAGCTGGAGGAGTCCGGCGGCCAGTGGTCGAAGGGCAAGAGCTGCGCGACCTTCAACCCGCTCGGCCCGGTGCTGGTGACCGCCGACGAGGCCGGTGACCCGCAGGGGATGCGGCTGCGTTCGTACGTCAACGGCGAGCCGCGGCAGGATTCGGGCACCGCGGACATGATCTTCGGCGTGGCGCATCTGGTGCACCATCTGTCGCAGTACCTGGTGCTGGAGCCCGGCGACATCATCAACACCGGTACGCCGCAGGGCGTGGCGTTGTCCGGGCGCTTCCCCTACCTCGGCGACGGTGACGTGATGGAGCTGGAGATCTCCGGCCTGGGCGGCCAGCGCAGCGTCTGCCGCCCCGCGTAG
- a CDS encoding hydroxyacid dehydrogenase, with the protein MTGSPDRPRVVVAVPPGLRAQFFSAEVWQDLERAAELTVLDAHRDRAALAAALPGARALVTAWGTPRIDSELLDAADRLALVSHTGSAVAPYVTAEVFRRGIRVSQAGDEMARPVAEVALAFTLSLLYRIQRFDRALRTGAPWQEASQAPPRHEIHGSDIGVIGASRTGRAYIALVRAMGARVSVTDPFLTDADAAALGVESVPLETLLSRSRVVAVHAPVTDETHRMLGPEQLALMPDGAGLVNTARSWLVDEDALLAELASGRLDAAIDVFDAEPLPVDHPFRALPNVLLTPHQAAGSVECRLRLGASAVGEVLRLLAGQPLVHAVGADALSRLH; encoded by the coding sequence ATGACTGGCTCTCCTGACCGCCCCCGGGTGGTGGTCGCCGTACCTCCCGGGCTGCGCGCGCAGTTCTTCTCGGCCGAGGTGTGGCAGGACCTGGAGCGGGCCGCGGAGCTGACGGTGCTCGACGCGCACCGCGACCGGGCGGCGCTCGCCGCCGCGCTGCCCGGCGCCCGTGCGCTGGTCACCGCCTGGGGAACGCCGCGGATCGACAGTGAACTCCTCGATGCGGCCGACCGGTTGGCGCTCGTCTCGCACACCGGATCCGCCGTCGCGCCCTACGTCACCGCCGAGGTGTTCCGGCGCGGTATCCGGGTCAGCCAGGCCGGTGACGAGATGGCGCGGCCGGTCGCCGAGGTGGCGCTGGCCTTCACACTGTCGCTGCTGTACCGCATCCAGCGCTTCGACCGGGCACTGCGCACCGGCGCCCCGTGGCAGGAGGCGAGCCAGGCCCCGCCGCGCCACGAGATCCACGGCAGTGACATCGGAGTGATCGGCGCGTCCCGGACGGGCCGGGCGTACATCGCGCTCGTCCGGGCCATGGGGGCACGGGTGAGCGTCACCGACCCCTTCCTGACCGACGCCGACGCTGCGGCGCTCGGGGTGGAGTCCGTACCGCTGGAGACCCTGCTGTCACGGAGCAGGGTCGTCGCCGTCCACGCCCCGGTGACCGACGAGACCCACCGGATGCTCGGCCCGGAGCAGCTGGCGCTGATGCCCGACGGTGCGGGTCTGGTGAACACCGCCAGGTCCTGGCTGGTCGACGAGGACGCGCTGCTCGCCGAGCTGGCGTCGGGGCGGCTGGACGCGGCGATCGATGTGTTCGACGCCGAGCCGCTACCGGTGGACCATCCCTTCCGCGCGCTGCCGAACGTCCTGCTGACCCCGCACCAGGCGGCGGGCAGTGTGGAGTGCCGGCTGCGGCTCGGTGCCAGTGCGGTCGGCGAGGTGCTGCGTCTGCTGGCCGGTCAGCCGCTGGTCCACGCGGTGGGCGCCGATGCGCTCAGCCGGCTGCACTGA